CGTTTACGTCGTGTGGACCAGTTACTGGATGATCGTGGTAATTGGCGGATGGACCTGCTCCGAAGGTGGTTCATTCATGCAGATATTGAGGAAATTCTAAAGATTTGTACGTCTGTCTTGGGCGCCTAAACGCTCGGGCGCCTTGAGCGCTTACCGTTTGGGGCTAAACGAGCGTCTTCGGCCATCTTGTGTCGCAGCGAGTAGGGCATCAGACGAGCGGCGAGCCGTCGGGGCTTATTTATGGAGGTGCCCTGCTCCTCCAAAGATGCGCGTTTTTGTGTGGCGTCTTGCGACAAACTCTTTGCCAACTTGGGAAAATAAGCATCACCAAACTCTTGAACAAACTGATGTTTGTCCCCTGTGTATGCCTCGGCGGGAGAATACATACCACGCCTTTTGCAGGTGTCCCAGAGCGGTTGAGTTTTGGAAGGCAATGACGAGTAACTGTTTGACTGAGCTTTGGAAAGCACTGGAACCTGCCAGATATTCGCTCGATGAAGGACGAGGGATCGGAGTGGCTACTTCCGGTTCTCGCCGACCTCTCCGACTATGATCGCATGTGCCTCCTCATGAATCTATGGAGGTGTTGGCATGTGCGGAATGAGATCGTCCACAACAAGAAGCCACCGGACATCGAGTCCTCTCGACGCTTCCTGCTTAGCTATGTTGACACACTGAGTAACATGCAACAACAAGCTGATGCGGATCATGTGAAAGGGAAACTGGTGCTTCTTCCTCATGGGAAACAAGCTACGCCGGCATATGCTCACGCGGTGCAACAAGCAAAGCATGCATGGTCTCCCCTGCCTACAGGATGGACCAAATTATCTGTTGATGGGTCGTTCCATGCTGTTGATCGTACGGCTGGAAGTGGCATGCTGTTGCGTGACGAAAATGGTGGTATCTTGTACTCAGCCTGTATGTCACTAAACTCTTGTGTGGATCCGCTGGAGGTAGAGCTGGCTGCCTGCAGTGAGGGGCTAGCTTTTGCAATGCATTGGACATCCCTAACAATCATCTTGGAGACGGGTTGTCTCGAGGCCAAGAATCTGATCATTCAAGGGCAGGCTCGGAGGTCTAGGTATGCTATGATGGTTGACACAATTTTGAACATCCTTAAGCTTTGTTCGGTTACACTCTGTCTCAGGGGGATTGGAGTGGATTTGGGAGGGGGGATTTGACTTGTATGGGATTTAATCCCCGCCAAACCCCTTCAAAACCATGCCAACCGAACGCAGCCTAAGGAAGGAAGAGAAATTAAGGTCATGCATGTGAGGCGTGAACAAAATGCAGTTAGCCATTTCCTAGCAAATTATGGTAGATGTGAGAATCGCACTGGATTTGGTCAGGCCCGGGAGCTGTCCCTGAACTCTGTAAGGactcattcggtttggaggatttctataggaaaaatgtaggaacaaggattccagaggaaaaATTCCTATAGATGCATTTGGTTTGTAGGAAAAGCGTACGGGAATTTCATAGGAATACTATTCATTTCCTGTGTTTTTGAAGGATTCtacacatccactcaaagctcattttATGCGTGGGAACGAAACAAGACAATTCCTTAGGATGGCAAGTGTCATCCTATTAAATTCCTATAATACTCTTAATTCCTACGTTTTGATTTCTTCCAAACCAAACGAGGTCTAAGGTGGAATGCCCTTTGATTGAGTAATAAAGTATCatattcacccgcaaaaaaaaacctTTCCATAGAAAgttgtgtgggtacctttttttaGAGACAAGTTGTGTGGGTACCTGAACCCTGTTTGACCCGACCGGGCTTTTTATACCGGGCTCGAATTATATGGCCGTGGGCTGAAAATTATTATCCGCGAGCCGGCCCAGTAGGAAATCAGGACCTGGGTAGTAGTTCGACCTCtatcgcctcgccgccgccgcccttccccCCTGTCGGCGAACCGGTGAGGACTCCGCGTCCCTTTCGCGCCCCGAGCTTGACGCGCCGCTCGCTCGCCTCCGCGCTTACTGGGCCCTGGAGTTTCTATCTTCCACTAGGGATCCCAGGCGTGATATCTTTCCCAGGGAGGCGCCAGGGGCGAAGGCCATGGGGGCGGAGCTGTGGCGCGACGACAtggcggtggaggcggagaagCCCATCCGCGACTCCGTGGCGTTCCGGCTCGTCGAGCACGTGCTCCAGTCCTTGCGGATGGTACGTACTTTTTTGCTCCAGCCCGCCTTTTGCTCGCCTGTCTGCATTTTTAGTCTGAGTGATGCGACCACGGGCTATTTCCGGGGAGCCCGAGGAGTAGGGGAAACGCTCCTTTCGTTGCTGGCTCGTCGGCTCGAACGTTAGCGTTTTACAGCCGGGATTGCATTCGCTGGTAAAAATAGACTCTTGAGCTTCcatttgtattttttttctttgtaaTTTTAGAGATTCGAGTTGGAGCTGCGGATGGCTGCTGATAAAATTGGTGCAGCTTTTGGAGCTGTTGCTTTGGACTCCAAATTCCTAATGCATATCCCCCATTTCAGTGTCGGTTGCAATCACGGAGCCGGAATAGCTTACCACGgcacctcataaataaatcaagagTATGCACATTGAAAAGCCTGTTAAATCGGCAATACTACTGGAAAACCTCTCAGGCAACAAATGGTTCAGCACATCAGCCATGGTACTATATTAATGAACGGATTTGCTAATTCTCATCTAGATGAGAAATAACAAAGTATCATCTAACCCTTACACTATCTGATTaatcaaataaaaaaagaaaagaaaaaaatccgcACAAAACTTCGCGTAAAATCAAATGGCATAAGAGACTAAGAGTTAGATGTGACTTAATTAATTCTCATCTACATGAGAGTTAGCCACTAACATTAAAGAATGCCTTGAAACAGATATGAGACATGATTTAAAAAATTCGAAGAGGTGATACTTAGCTAAGTAATATTAACTTTAACATAATAACCAAATGTGAGAACACTTTGAATATGAGTAATGTTTAATTCGTTGGAATGCTTAATGTTCAATTTGATGGTGACTGGCCTTTtaaaatttagttcaaattgctGTTGTTACTCTGTGGAAGTCAGAAACAAGTAAACATTGTAATTTGATATACAGCTCGCATCTTCTTCCATGGGACTGCTCGGGCAAAGGCAGGGCATATAGTGATCATAAAGGCATCCTTCCTATGGGGAGAAGACCTGGGGTTCTGGGGCCTTATGGAGTTCTGGACCCCTTGATATACCGTGCTCACTTCTGTTGCGTTTATTGAAGTCAATTTGGGGAGCCAGGTGCTTCCATCCACCCCTTAAACATTCAGGGTATCTGTTGTGTAATATTGAAATGAATATAGCAAATGCATTCGTTTATCACCATTTATACATAATGCATCTCTTTAGAATAATATTGACACATCTTGTAATGGGTTCAAGTTCGAAATTCAAGGCTGTTATTGACGGTGAGGGAGACTGCCAGATGGATGTGCAGTGTGAGAGTTAGGGAAATTGGAAGGTGATTATTTTCCTATGAATGCAATTTTTGAATGCCATCGTGGGTTAGGCAGCAAGGTGCATGTTATTTCTTCTATTCATACCTGAAAATCACTTGGAGCTTCCCGATGTTCCATGTTTCTGCGGGCGAACAAATAGATTCCTTCGGCATCAGGCATTACCTTTTCTAGGTTTTTAGAGAATACTTCTTATTGCTGTAGATATGCATTTTATGGAGGACTGCCATAAGTCCATAACCGGCTCGCTAGATAGAATAATACTCATGTTGTTTATGGACCTCATTTGAAGTTATTTCCTGTTTTGACTGCTTAACGAGTATCTCTTCAAGCCGATCTTATTGCTGTATATATGCATTCTACCAAGAGTGACTGTCATACCATACTCGCTAGAGATACAACCTAAAGTACTGTTGTCCTGGGCAATTTATGTTGTGTGAAAATCCGTTCCTGTTTTGACTAAGATTATCGAGTAATTCACTCTTCAGCTTGATCCCATACCAAGAGGAGTCCATGGCGGGCATGGTTTTTCTTGGGTGGCATCAATCAACGATATACATTTCAGGAATGCCTTTTGAACCATTGACACCCTTTGTCTTTTATTTAGGATCCGCTTCTGGTTGACCCATATGACATGGATCAATATAATAAGATGGTAAGCACTCTAGACACTAGCAAGAAAAAGACTCCTGATGAAGAGGCTTTGTATGTGGTAAGACATTGATCCTGTTTTCATCTATCTACTATTTTTGTATTTAACATTGCTTCTAATAAAATGCACATATTGCCTATTTTTCCAGACGACTTTGAAGGCATTGTCAGAAGCAGTATCCAAAATAGACATCACGTACCATCATTTGCTTTTGAACAATGTAATGTCATATTGAGTACTACTCTTGCATCTCCATTTGGTTTGTCGAGTTACTTGAATCTCACTAACAACATGCATTTCAGATATTTACCGTCCGCATCTGGTACTTGCAAAGAGATACATTGGATGCTTTCTTAGACCTAATAACCAGATTGGTATTCTTCTaattgcacttacattattttctGCATAATCTGCTTATGGGTGTCTGACTAATTGATTATTTGTCCATCCAGGCTGCAGTGGCAGATCAGTATCTCAGAGAATGTTTGCAGATGCTTGTGAACAACTTTACTCCGCCTCTTGTTCAACGCAATGAGCTGCCTAGATGGGCGGTTTCAAGGAAGAAGGATATTTTTTTTCATCTGTGCGAGAGCTTGAAAACGATCTCCAATACTGTACCCTTAGCACCAAGGGTATTAAGGGATATAATAGATCGGAGCATGCCGAAGTTATTTGATAACAAAGCTGTACGTCTGGACactattgtattatctgttttcGTAGCAATTCTGTTTTATTTTATGTCTTGCATTTCCTTATTTGTGTGAACTCCTAGGCCAACAATACATAAATGCTGAAAAAGTATCTTGGTCGCTCCAGTTCAACTTCCAATTAGCGTTAAATCTGCAGATCCTACACGCCTACATCTTTGATAATTGCAGATATTTTCAATACCAACGCCGACTTGTTATCGTTTAGCTTCTGTATGTTTATGTGAAGGTCTTTTCGGTCTTATAAGCTTCTTCTATATCAAGTGATAGTTTGCATCGGGCTACCTTGCATCAGCTTTGTGTTGACAATATATGATTCCTAATTGTGTCACTTATACATGGAAAAGTCAACCACCAACTTTGTTCATTATTTCATAGAGCATTGTTTTTATGTCTTTGCAGAAGATGGTCTCGTTTGTCGAATGCATGTTGGGGCTAGATACTGACAGAATGGGGGACCTTATTGGGGCTACATTGCTGGCAAAAGTTGTGGATCTACTCACGGAGTTGGATGTATGCTCTTTTTTCGTGTCACCACTGTTTTCTCTATCCTGCAACTAATTCTTGACATTTGTTGATTGGTGAACTTTGCAGGTTAATATAACCTGGGAAGATATTATTCAAGGGGAGcataacaaaggtatatttgaaatGGAGCTTGAAGAtttggatgaggatgaggatggccTTGGACAAGCGGGAACAAAGGTTCATGTATTGTACTTAAAACTTATGCCTATCTAATCGTGTAGCATTAATAGCGAAGTTGCTGACTCAGTACTCATTTTGTCGGCTAGGTCCTTTTTGGAGGAAATGCATGTGCCGAAAAGCTTGACAGTTTAATGGTTGTTGTATGCGAGCACCTTAAGTCATGTGCGGAGCGTGGGTATCTAGATAAGGTGAGTATGTACTCTGCAGTACATCCTGCTCTTTGGAAAGAAAAAAACTGTTATCATACTTTAGTACCCCCAACTTAATTCTCCTACTCCCTCCAGTTCACAAGTAAGTGATGTTTTGAACATTTCTTCAGTCAAACTTTTAAAGCTTTGAACCACGCTCACCTTGGTATTTTCGCTTTGGGACATGACCATGTTCACCTTGGTATTTTCGCTTTGGGACATGACCATGTTCACCTTGGTATTTTCGCTTTGGGACATGACCATGTTCACCTTGGTATTTTCGCTTTGTGACTGCCAATATTTAGATTGGTTACTTGAAAACCATAGGTATGTTTGTCTTGAAAAGTAGCTCTAGAATGTTATAGTTATATTGGGTTTTATGCATACACTCTATTACAAATTAGTTGTCAAAGTTAAAATCTTGAAGACCGTGTCAATGTAAAAAATGCCATCCTTTTTGTGAACTTCATGGAGTAGTGTAAACAAGGAAACATAATTGTTGAAGCTGATTGGCATATATATTTTTAATCTGTCATTTCTCACCTTGTGGTTTTAACTGGTCAGGAATTTGACATTCTGAAGACTATATTTCGAGCATCTGTGCTGAGGGTGCACAGATCAAAATTTTGCCAGGTCAGGACTCTCTGTTATTTGGCGTATGTGTAAGCTAGATTCACTGGGATTTCAAGCTTGTATTGAGTTTTATTCACCTTCATGTTTTCTCATTTTTCTTTTCACTTCACCTTCTTATATTTCACCCTATTGTTGTAACTTTGCAGTTTATCATGTTCTATGCCTGCTCACTGGATCCTAAAATCTGCGGTCTTGAATTTGCTTTTTTTCTTACCGACATTTTTTTGAACAAGGAAGAGGATCCAATTTCGAGGTATGTCTTAGCATGTGAGgaggaaggggagccttggcgcagtggtaaagctgctgccttgtgaccatgaggtcatgggttcaagtcctggaaacagcctcttacagaaatgtagggaaaggctgcgtactatagacccaaagtggtcggacccttccctggaccctgcgcaagcgggagctacatgcaccaggtctTAGCATGTGAGGAATACATTGTATGATCACAGCTTGCTTTATATGTTGTGACGATTCATTGATTCTTTGTTTTGTTGCCACACTGTGCTTTAGTCATGTTTGACAATGATAATCTTGTGGCTGGTGTTTGCATTGTGACAACAGTTGCATCGAGCCATGCTTTCTTTGATCTTTCAGCCATCTGCCATAGACATGTCTCTCTGCCAAGTTGCCACAAGTGTGGCCAGAAATGTTTACACAGACAATTCATACATACACCCGTCATATTTTCTCTGGCTACAGTCAGTAGTATATTCTGTTGTGATCCCCATTTATAGCATAAGCTCGTACAGGTTGAAGAAATGCTAATTACCACTCATGTTTTGAATACAGAATGTCTGCAGTTTCTTATGTTGGAAGCTATTTGTCTCGGGCAAGGTTTATTTCCGCTGATACGGTTCTTGGTATACTCAAAAAGTGTGTAAAGAAATTCATCTCTTTGTGATTTTCTTGATGTTCTTCTCAGATCTAAAATCATCTTTATTCGCTTCACCCAGATTATTGGACTGGTGCGATGAATATTGTGTCCTTCAGAACAGAGGGACCACAGCCCATCCGAATCATCAAATATTTTACGCGACCTGCCAGGTTAGTTATTCCACCATATTCCTTTTACGACATCgaggttttcttttttttttgtggggggggggggggggggggcactgggCCATATTCATCTGTTAAATTGTGGGATATGTACTTTTAGTGTTGGTTCCATTTTTGGCATCATATTCTTTCTAAGCACTTATTTTTGTAAATCTGCAGGCTGTGATGTATGTCCTTTGCTTTCGCTTGAGATCTATTATGGATTATCCGAATCTTAAAGCACAGCTTTTTCAATTGTCTTTTGGATTTATCTTGAACCACCGACTGGAAGCTCTAAAGGTCTGTATGACATGCATTCTCTGCCACCTTTGATAATATGCTCTCTTCACATATCTACATGAGTGGCGCATTTTTGACGTTTGGCGTCATTAACTGGGAAATACCATGCTATGTTGACGGTTCACATTTTCTTTTGTTATCCTAGGTGTGCTTGCCGTCAATAGTAAATGAGTTCCTGAGACAGGCCAAGGATGCCGGATTGTTCGCTGCATCCATGTATTCAGCAGCTGAAGATGCAATCGAATCTGATTTGTCCAGGGCTTTTGGAGGAATCAATAGACTTGACACCTTCTTCCCATTTGATCCTTACCTGCTAAAAGAATCAGACAGGTTTGCACCGCTGACATTATTACTTTTGAAACGTATTACAGCAGCATTGAACCACTGCTCTTTGCATTGTTCGTCCTTTGCGGATTACAATGTCTAGCAAGCCTTGTTGTTGTTGGACTTGTCTTAGGTTTGAGAACTACACTTTGTTTGACAAAAGATGTTTGGGATTTCAGTTTTATCTGTATCTGGAGAAAAGCTGCTAGTTGTCCTCGTCATATTAATTTTTTCTTGGCTTGTGCCCGCAGATATATCCGTCCGAATTTTGAGTTCTGGTCCATGGTCAAGACGACATACAGCGACGAcaaggacgatgacgatgatgagctGGAGGACCTTGATGCCCCTGAAATGAAGGTGGGCAGCTTGGACGATCATGTCGAAATAGATAtcaacagcgacgacgacgagctgGAGTACTCGATGAACAAGATGTCTATAACTCCGCACCGCTCTTTCTACCACGGGGTGGCCGCGGACGGCGATGCTGGCCTCAGCATGCCCGCGAGGATCAGACCTTCGGCGAGCCCCCCGTCACGATGGGCCATGTCAGGATCCCCGTAGGTTGAAGAGACAGCTGAGCCGACTGTACAACAAGGGTCCTTTGGTAGTTTGTGGAGTAAGGTCAAACGGCCCATTCACTGGCAGTGTGTTAAAGCCCAACCAGGTACGATTTTTTTGGGTTGAAAGTGTTAAGTGCAGATGTTGTTAGAAAACGCCAGTTGTTGAGTGGCTGTGAGATTATATATGCTAGGATGTATGTACATCTCCGAGATGTATGCGTAAGACGACCTGATGTGGAATGGTCCATACTAACTGCAAGTGGCAATGAtaagctgcctgcctgcctggttaGCGCCACTGCTTTGCGGTCGTGTTGACTGTTGAGCAGTCTCCCCTCTCCCCTTGCATATCCATATTTTTTTCCTTCGAGTCagtggtggacaccccaaaagaatgTTGTTTGTGTATACACATCTCATCGTAGCTCGCTAGCTTTGCCCCCGATGCGAAGCGTACGTCGTCGACTTAACGTCAATGTCGAACACCACCTCCCGGCCCATCCCAGCCCGGCGCGGCGGATATACAACTACTACTATAGTATCTAGCAACAAATGACTCAACTAGGATATTGAAACGCTCAACCTACAAGCGAGAGCACCCTAAAGATAATATTAGAAAACGTAATACTCCATATGTAAAGAAAGATAAGAGcgttttagatcactaaaataatgatctaaacactcttatatttctttctgtaaacagagggagtactagtagtagtgcCTCGAGAAGGGTATAGTGTTGCAAGCTACCTGAATGATGCACCACACGACTCTAGTCTGAGTATAAATAACAATCGAAGGAAAGATATTTAAGAACTcacccgcaaaaaagaaaagaTATTTAAGAACTCGGCATATATTGGAAGTCATATACGGAGTATCCAGGTTCTGTACCGTACTAGCATGGACCGATCGATCAATACGTCCGTGATCTCTAGAGGTTTGCCTGCCATGTAATGGCCGGTCTTGACTAAATTGTCCAAACTAAGAGcgaatctatatctataccaatataaatcTATATTTATACCAATATAAAAAAACGCAAAGTGGCAGATctaattaatctcggccatcaaatcatgtcaatccaaggacttagactgcttcaatgtcgagcgctcaacacatttagtgtgcagttaatttcatgccaaatatagtgctaatcacataataatacGCAAATAATATtttacttaatatccgcatgcatttAATAcacttccaaattaatgtgcattgcacgtacacattgactagtaatAGTAACGCACCAAGTGCTCTGGAGATGAAACTAGCTAGACAATAGCCATGTGGTGGACTAAAGAGTCACTACtatgttagagcaactctagcagatcccTTATAATCTCGTACCGTAAAATCGATTTACAAGGTGGAGTAGGACAAGGGACACGAGGCACcgttgttggggatatacataacaggtaggcccacgaagggtcgaaatatcatgaagcgtggggtccacacaacatgtgggtccaggtcaatttcatacagacacactgtcCACTCGGACAagtagcatactatccactcgaccaagcaacataccatccactcggatgacagttcaccactcgaccgtacgactcactcggatatacgaagaccagcaggcagcaaagcagtcggcatctttctaatagtgaaggcttaatagtgg
Above is a window of Triticum aestivum cultivar Chinese Spring chromosome 6B, IWGSC CS RefSeq v2.1, whole genome shotgun sequence DNA encoding:
- the LOC123136804 gene encoding RNA polymerase I-specific transcription initiation factor RRN3 isoform X1, coding for MGAELWRDDMAVEAEKPIRDSVAFRLVEHVLQSLRMDPLLVDPYDMDQYNKMVSTLDTSKKKTPDEEALYVTTLKALSEAVSKIDITYHHLLLNNIFTVRIWYLQRDTLDAFLDLITRLAAVADQYLRECLQMLVNNFTPPLVQRNELPRWAVSRKKDIFFHLCESLKTISNTVPLAPRVLRDIIDRSMPKLFDNKAKMVSFVECMLGLDTDRMGDLIGATLLAKVVDLLTELDVNITWEDIIQGEHNKGIFEMELEDLDEDEDGLGQAGTKVHVLFGGNACAEKLDSLMVVVCEHLKSCAERGYLDKEFDILKTIFRASVLRVHRSKFCQFIMFYACSLDPKICGLEFAFFLTDIFLNKEEDPISRMSAVSYVGSYLSRARFISADTVLGILKKLLDWCDEYCVLQNRGTTAHPNHQIFYATCQAVMYVLCFRLRSIMDYPNLKAQLFQLSFGFILNHRLEALKVCLPSIVNEFLRQAKDAGLFAASMYSAAEDAIESDLSRAFGGINRLDTFFPFDPYLLKESDRYIRPNFEFWSMVKTTYSDDKDDDDDELEDLDAPEMKVGSLDDHVEIDINSDDDELEYSMNKMSITPHRSFYHGVAADGDAGLSMPARIRPSASPPSRWAMSGSP
- the LOC123136804 gene encoding RNA polymerase I-specific transcription initiation factor RRN3 isoform X2, whose product is MGAELWRDDMAVEAEKPIRDSVAFRLVEHVLQSLRMDPLLVDPYDMDQYNKMVSTLDTSKKKTPDEEALYVTTLKALSEAVSKIDITYHHLLLNNIFTVRIWYLQRDTLDAFLDLITRLAAVADQYLRECLQMLVNNFTPPLVQRNELPRWAVSRKKDIFFHLCESLKTISNTVPLAPRVLRDIIDRSMPKLFDNKAKMVSFVECMLGLDTDRMGDLIGATLLAKVVDLLTELDVNITWEDIIQGEHNKGIFEMELEDLDEDEDGLGQAGTKVLFGGNACAEKLDSLMVVVCEHLKSCAERGYLDKEFDILKTIFRASVLRVHRSKFCQFIMFYACSLDPKICGLEFAFFLTDIFLNKEEDPISRMSAVSYVGSYLSRARFISADTVLGILKKLLDWCDEYCVLQNRGTTAHPNHQIFYATCQAVMYVLCFRLRSIMDYPNLKAQLFQLSFGFILNHRLEALKVCLPSIVNEFLRQAKDAGLFAASMYSAAEDAIESDLSRAFGGINRLDTFFPFDPYLLKESDRYIRPNFEFWSMVKTTYSDDKDDDDDELEDLDAPEMKVGSLDDHVEIDINSDDDELEYSMNKMSITPHRSFYHGVAADGDAGLSMPARIRPSASPPSRWAMSGSP
- the LOC123136804 gene encoding RNA polymerase I-specific transcription initiation factor RRN3 isoform X3, producing MDQYNKMVSTLDTSKKKTPDEEALYVTTLKALSEAVSKIDITYHHLLLNNIFTVRIWYLQRDTLDAFLDLITRLAAVADQYLRECLQMLVNNFTPPLVQRNELPRWAVSRKKDIFFHLCESLKTISNTVPLAPRVLRDIIDRSMPKLFDNKAKMVSFVECMLGLDTDRMGDLIGATLLAKVVDLLTELDVNITWEDIIQGEHNKGIFEMELEDLDEDEDGLGQAGTKVHVLFGGNACAEKLDSLMVVVCEHLKSCAERGYLDKEFDILKTIFRASVLRVHRSKFCQFIMFYACSLDPKICGLEFAFFLTDIFLNKEEDPISRMSAVSYVGSYLSRARFISADTVLGILKKLLDWCDEYCVLQNRGTTAHPNHQIFYATCQAVMYVLCFRLRSIMDYPNLKAQLFQLSFGFILNHRLEALKVCLPSIVNEFLRQAKDAGLFAASMYSAAEDAIESDLSRAFGGINRLDTFFPFDPYLLKESDRYIRPNFEFWSMVKTTYSDDKDDDDDELEDLDAPEMKVGSLDDHVEIDINSDDDELEYSMNKMSITPHRSFYHGVAADGDAGLSMPARIRPSASPPSRWAMSGSP